A section of the Gloeobacter violaceus PCC 7421 genome encodes:
- the aroF gene encoding 3-deoxy-7-phosphoheptulonate synthase, producing MIVVLKPGAPQGVVDALVDQLRGWNLETQTIVGRENVVIGLIGDTSSLCDDRVQELSPFIDRVLRVKKRFKRASREFHPERTVVSVPTAGGTVEIGGEGPLVCMAGPCSVESEAMILETAHRVKAAGARILRGGAYKPRTSPYDFQGHGESALELLAAARTATGLAIVTEVMDTSDLEAIAEVADIVQVGARNMQNYSLLKKVGQQPKPVLLKRAFSATIDEWLLAAEYILAAGNPNVILCERGIRTFDRQYTRNTLDLAAVPVLRSITHLPVIVDPSHGTGLSQFVESCSKAAVAIGADGLMIEVHPDPARALSDGPQCLTPDEFDAAMANLAPIALAVGRPLQTAAPAAARP from the coding sequence GCTCAAGCCGGGTGCTCCCCAAGGCGTGGTGGACGCCCTCGTCGACCAGTTGCGCGGCTGGAATCTGGAAACCCAGACCATCGTCGGGCGTGAAAACGTGGTAATCGGCCTGATTGGTGACACCAGCAGTCTCTGCGACGACCGCGTGCAGGAACTGAGCCCCTTCATCGACCGGGTTCTGCGGGTCAAAAAGCGCTTCAAGCGCGCCTCGCGCGAATTTCATCCCGAGCGCACTGTGGTGAGTGTCCCGACGGCGGGCGGCACGGTCGAAATTGGGGGCGAAGGGCCTCTGGTGTGTATGGCGGGTCCATGCTCGGTAGAATCCGAAGCGATGATCCTGGAGACGGCCCACCGGGTCAAAGCGGCCGGTGCCCGGATCCTGCGCGGCGGTGCCTACAAACCGCGCACCTCGCCCTACGACTTTCAAGGCCACGGCGAATCGGCTCTCGAACTGCTGGCTGCCGCCCGTACCGCGACAGGCCTGGCTATCGTCACTGAGGTGATGGACACCAGTGATCTCGAAGCCATTGCCGAGGTCGCCGATATTGTGCAAGTCGGCGCGCGCAACATGCAGAATTATTCGCTGCTCAAAAAAGTCGGTCAGCAGCCCAAGCCGGTGCTGCTGAAGCGGGCTTTCTCCGCCACCATCGACGAGTGGCTGCTTGCGGCGGAGTATATTTTGGCGGCGGGCAATCCGAATGTGATTCTCTGCGAGCGGGGTATACGCACTTTCGACCGCCAGTACACCCGCAACACCCTCGATCTGGCCGCTGTGCCGGTTCTGCGCAGCATTACCCACCTGCCGGTGATTGTCGACCCGAGCCACGGCACTGGCCTATCGCAATTTGTCGAATCGTGCAGCAAGGCGGCGGTCGCCATCGGCGCCGACGGCTTGATGATCGAAGTACACCCCGATCCGGCCCGCGCCCTTTCGGACGGTCCGCAATGCCTGACGCCGGACGAGTTTGATGCTGCGATGGCGAACCTAGCCCCGATCGCCCTCGCGGTGGGGCGGCCGCTACAAACGGCCGCCCCGGCCGCAGCCCGTCCTTGA
- a CDS encoding DUF2854 domain-containing protein — MSLAKKSPLLTLPTLLTGLGLLLFALFVVGYILQTQPGLADLGANLSFVGLNYFLFPLVGGITLRFSEVKPSAVLAAPPANIDAVRDAQATEIQKQVLSDISKRSYFKSRHMADALKRIGLSRRDEELPELLGYREEIVEGRYTLVLRFDSLKVDRQRWEDRLPKFKTFFGKGVDARLNFFPEVAATEANELQVELHLISAA; from the coding sequence ATGAGCCTTGCCAAAAAATCGCCCCTCTTAACGTTGCCGACCCTGCTCACCGGGCTCGGTCTGTTGTTGTTCGCTCTATTCGTGGTCGGCTACATTCTGCAGACCCAACCGGGGCTTGCGGATCTGGGGGCCAATTTGAGCTTTGTGGGCCTCAATTACTTTCTGTTTCCGCTGGTGGGGGGGATCACGCTGCGATTTTCGGAGGTCAAGCCCTCAGCGGTGTTGGCTGCACCGCCCGCCAACATCGATGCGGTGCGCGACGCGCAGGCCACCGAGATTCAAAAGCAGGTACTGTCGGATATCTCGAAGCGCAGCTACTTCAAGTCGCGCCACATGGCCGACGCCCTCAAGCGCATCGGACTTAGCCGCCGCGATGAAGAGTTGCCCGAGTTGCTGGGCTACCGCGAGGAGATTGTCGAAGGCCGCTACACCCTGGTGTTGCGCTTTGACTCGCTCAAAGTGGATCGCCAGCGTTGGGAGGACCGCCTGCCGAAGTTCAAAACTTTTTTCGGCAAGGGCGTCGATGCCCGTTTGAATTTTTTCCCCGAGGTTGCGGCAACCGAGGCAAACGAACTGCAAGTGGAATTGCACCTGATCAGTGCGGCGTAG
- a CDS encoding phytoene synthase, whose product MWSVWKVCSSPVSYVLVHSPDLSPTALPRSMLARDKSLESYEACRQLTAEYSKTFYFASLLFPMEKRRAIWAIYAWCRRTDELVDSLDFKADPRMLDRWQERLDKIFGGGGEDVYDLALADAVRNFPLEIRPFLDMIEGMRMDLTQARYENWEELHTYCYRVAGTVGLMSCAVMGLVDDCPEARRRAVALGVAKQMTNILRDVGEDARRGRIYLPLEDLRKFGYSEEDLFAYVVDERWAALMEFEIARAEAIYLEAEKGIPYLIPDARWPVWASLILYRRILTKVRSNGYQNFLQRAYVPRAEKFLLLPVAWAKAQT is encoded by the coding sequence ATGTGGTCAGTATGGAAGGTGTGCTCCTCTCCGGTAAGCTATGTGCTGGTGCACTCACCGGATCTTTCGCCAACCGCTCTGCCACGGTCCATGCTTGCTAGAGACAAGTCCCTGGAATCTTACGAGGCCTGCCGCCAGTTAACGGCGGAGTACTCCAAAACGTTCTACTTCGCCTCGCTGCTGTTTCCCATGGAGAAGCGCCGGGCGATCTGGGCGATTTATGCCTGGTGCCGCCGCACCGACGAGTTGGTGGACAGCCTTGACTTCAAGGCGGACCCGCGGATGCTCGACCGCTGGCAGGAGCGTCTGGATAAAATTTTTGGCGGTGGGGGCGAGGACGTTTATGATCTGGCTCTCGCAGACGCGGTGCGCAATTTTCCTCTAGAGATTCGACCTTTCCTCGACATGATCGAAGGCATGCGCATGGACCTCACCCAGGCTCGCTACGAGAACTGGGAGGAGCTGCATACCTATTGCTACCGGGTGGCGGGCACGGTCGGGCTGATGTCCTGTGCGGTCATGGGATTGGTAGATGATTGTCCGGAGGCACGCAGGCGGGCTGTCGCCCTCGGGGTTGCCAAGCAGATGACCAACATTTTGCGCGATGTCGGCGAGGACGCCCGGCGCGGCCGAATCTATCTGCCGCTGGAGGATCTGCGCAAGTTCGGCTATTCGGAGGAAGACCTGTTTGCTTATGTGGTCGACGAGCGCTGGGCAGCGTTGATGGAATTTGAAATTGCCCGTGCCGAGGCAATTTATCTAGAAGCCGAAAAAGGCATCCCGTACTTGATCCCCGATGCCCGATGGCCGGTGTGGGCCTCGCTGATTCTCTACCGGCGCATCCTGACCAAGGTGCGCTCCAACGGCTATCAAAATTTTTTACAAAGGGCCTATGTGCCCCGCGCCGAGAAGTTTCTGCTGCTGCCGGTCGCCTGGGCAAAGGCCCAGACATGA
- a CDS encoding RecB family exonuclease, producing the protein MKGASRARPLSLSPTALKLYVRCAYAYALDKIVKVPGYRRIIAAHLHTGRAVHTVLEQLVRQEQIRPEDAVSSLERTFSWGAYTDRQTAEAAFQTARARLDAWVGTPYGWGAGEQLAVEKMLRTRPRPLGSASIGSVVLIGKPDLVRVDPEGTLEVVDHKSGKPGDGVEALKRDFQAAIYRILAEERWPDYSAYRVSFSYLATGTVIGLTYTREEVEDWWQALLTVAERIARARLAVENDIALEEAFVPAPGEQCAACTFRRVCAFRAS; encoded by the coding sequence ATGAAGGGGGCTTCCAGGGCAAGGCCCCTGAGCCTCAGTCCTACGGCGCTCAAGCTCTACGTGCGCTGTGCCTACGCCTACGCCCTTGACAAGATCGTCAAAGTCCCCGGATATCGACGGATAATCGCCGCCCACCTGCACACGGGCCGGGCGGTGCATACGGTGCTGGAGCAACTTGTCCGCCAGGAGCAGATCCGGCCCGAGGACGCGGTGAGTTCACTGGAGCGGACTTTTAGTTGGGGAGCCTATACGGACCGTCAGACGGCTGAGGCTGCCTTCCAGACCGCCCGCGCGCGCCTCGACGCCTGGGTGGGAACGCCCTACGGCTGGGGAGCAGGCGAGCAACTCGCCGTCGAGAAGATGCTGCGCACCAGACCACGACCCCTGGGCAGCGCATCGATAGGCAGTGTAGTGTTGATCGGGAAACCCGATCTGGTACGGGTGGACCCCGAAGGTACCCTCGAAGTGGTCGATCACAAGTCGGGTAAACCCGGCGATGGGGTCGAGGCTCTAAAGCGGGACTTCCAGGCGGCCATTTACCGCATTCTGGCCGAGGAACGTTGGCCAGATTATTCGGCTTACCGGGTCAGTTTCAGCTATCTGGCCACCGGTACCGTGATCGGTCTTACCTACACGCGCGAAGAAGTGGAGGATTGGTGGCAGGCGTTGTTGACGGTGGCAGAGCGGATCGCCCGCGCCCGTCTGGCCGTCGAAAACGACATTGCGCTCGAGGAAGCTTTTGTGCCCGCTCCTGGAGAGCAATGCGCAGCCTGCACGTTCCGGCGGGTCTGCGCTTTTCGGGCCAGTTAA
- a CDS encoding efflux RND transporter permease subunit has protein sequence MAGQSLRERWNISRLALKYPWLTLGFWVALSVAGIFAFGSLKYALFPDITFPVLVVNGSHSSLSAEDTEANLTRPLEQRLKNLAGVDKVRSQSYPGQSVVSLALAVGTDLEAAKREVQTALAQAALPADATVTVAPVNLNETAVASYAIQSDTSDLDTLAKVARARIVPALEKVPGVLKVTLLGERGLADNPTAVRFGGKDALAVQVIKRARANTLEVVRSVDQEVERLRQALTGIELRLAATQADYIREASQATVEALALAVALSVMVIFPFLGSWRATLISALAIPISLLGTFIVMALLGFNLETITLLALALVIGIIIDDAIVDVENIARHLDEGESPYQAAVLATDEIGLTVTAATMTIVAVFLPVGLMGGVLGQFFRPFGITVSAAVITSLLVARTLSPLLASRWLKARPHRPAKIEASWQTGLVCRYRRILTWALEHRPAVIALALASFVAGLALIPLIPKGFIPHLDRGEFNVQFAASLGTPVEDSLAVAKQLEDILRGFPDVAAIFTTVGERGASHRGLLYVKLREERTLKTFDLQDQLRDRLPPLEGVDVSVEDIPFVDNGAQKPLEVALLGQDLEQLQSAAAALKERLAKQPGFADLAVGGAGQYEGLTVEISHLDGERAVYLSSNLSRGLTIGEATDRVKAAAKTVLPAGVRLSFGGDTENVSNVFGGFAATLVLSVVCILGVLLWLFRSWTDPLVVLLSLPLSVVGAMLAQFVTRSDFGMISVIGIIFLLGLVNKNAIILVDYINQLRAGGLATREAILKAGPIRLRPILMTTAAAILGMLPIALGLGAGAELRAPMAIAIIGGLLTSTLLSLIVVPVAYSLFAPLKESKHTL, from the coding sequence ATGGCAGGACAGTCGCTTCGGGAACGCTGGAATATCTCGCGCCTGGCTCTTAAATACCCCTGGCTGACCCTCGGTTTTTGGGTGGCCCTGAGTGTGGCTGGGATATTTGCCTTCGGATCGCTCAAATACGCGCTTTTTCCGGACATCACCTTTCCGGTGCTCGTGGTCAACGGCAGCCATTCTTCACTAAGCGCCGAGGACACCGAGGCGAATCTCACCCGCCCGCTTGAACAACGGCTCAAAAATCTCGCGGGGGTGGACAAAGTCCGCTCCCAAAGTTACCCGGGCCAGTCGGTGGTCAGTCTGGCCCTGGCGGTAGGCACCGACCTGGAAGCGGCAAAGCGCGAGGTGCAAACGGCGCTTGCGCAGGCGGCTCTACCCGCCGATGCCACGGTCACAGTCGCTCCCGTCAACCTCAACGAGACGGCGGTAGCCAGTTACGCCATCCAAAGCGACACGAGCGATTTAGACACCCTGGCCAAGGTCGCCCGTGCCCGCATCGTGCCGGCTCTCGAAAAGGTACCGGGGGTGCTCAAGGTCACGCTTCTCGGTGAGCGCGGCCTGGCGGACAATCCCACCGCCGTTCGCTTTGGCGGCAAGGACGCCCTGGCTGTGCAGGTGATCAAGCGCGCTCGGGCCAACACGCTGGAGGTGGTGCGCTCGGTGGACCAGGAGGTAGAACGCCTGCGCCAAGCACTGACGGGGATCGAGCTACGCCTTGCCGCCACCCAGGCCGACTACATCCGCGAAGCGAGCCAAGCCACCGTCGAAGCGCTGGCCCTGGCGGTCGCCCTCTCGGTGATGGTAATCTTTCCGTTTCTCGGCAGCTGGCGGGCTACGCTCATCTCGGCCCTGGCCATTCCGATTTCGCTGCTGGGTACATTCATTGTGATGGCGCTTTTGGGTTTCAACCTGGAGACCATCACGCTGTTGGCACTGGCGCTGGTCATTGGAATCATCATCGATGACGCCATTGTCGACGTTGAGAATATTGCCCGGCACCTCGATGAGGGGGAGTCGCCTTACCAGGCGGCGGTCTTGGCCACCGACGAAATCGGCCTGACGGTGACAGCGGCCACCATGACGATCGTGGCGGTCTTTTTGCCCGTGGGTCTGATGGGGGGCGTACTTGGCCAATTTTTTCGTCCCTTCGGAATCACCGTTTCGGCGGCGGTGATCACCTCGCTGTTGGTGGCGCGCACGCTCTCGCCGCTGCTCGCCTCGCGCTGGCTCAAGGCGCGCCCGCATCGGCCCGCCAAAATCGAGGCTTCCTGGCAGACTGGATTGGTGTGCCGCTACCGACGCATTCTCACCTGGGCGCTTGAACATCGCCCCGCGGTGATCGCTCTTGCCCTGGCAAGCTTCGTGGCTGGGCTGGCACTCATCCCACTGATTCCCAAGGGTTTTATTCCCCACCTCGACCGTGGCGAATTCAATGTCCAGTTCGCAGCATCCCTCGGTACACCGGTTGAAGACTCGCTGGCGGTGGCCAAGCAACTTGAAGACATACTGCGCGGGTTCCCCGATGTAGCGGCAATTTTTACGACGGTCGGGGAGCGGGGGGCAAGCCACAGGGGTTTGCTCTACGTGAAGCTGCGCGAGGAGCGCACCCTCAAAACTTTTGACCTGCAAGACCAACTGCGCGACCGTCTGCCGCCGCTTGAAGGCGTGGATGTGAGCGTCGAAGATATTCCTTTTGTGGACAATGGTGCCCAGAAACCCCTGGAAGTCGCCCTTTTGGGTCAAGATCTAGAGCAACTGCAGAGTGCTGCCGCCGCGCTAAAAGAGCGGCTTGCCAAGCAGCCGGGCTTTGCGGATCTGGCCGTCGGTGGGGCGGGGCAGTACGAGGGGCTCACCGTCGAAATTTCGCACCTGGATGGCGAGCGGGCGGTGTATCTGAGCAGCAACCTCAGCCGCGGGCTGACCATCGGCGAGGCGACCGATCGCGTCAAAGCGGCGGCAAAGACGGTGCTTCCCGCCGGGGTGCGCCTCAGCTTTGGAGGCGATACCGAAAATGTCTCCAATGTCTTTGGCGGCTTTGCGGCGACGCTGGTGCTCTCGGTGGTCTGTATCCTGGGGGTGCTGCTGTGGCTATTTCGCAGTTGGACCGACCCGTTGGTGGTGCTGCTGTCGCTGCCGCTTTCGGTGGTGGGAGCGATGCTCGCGCAATTTGTCACCCGCAGCGATTTCGGGATGATCTCGGTGATCGGGATCATCTTTTTGTTGGGTCTGGTCAATAAAAATGCGATTATCCTGGTCGATTACATCAACCAACTGCGCGCCGGTGGACTCGCGACCCGCGAAGCGATTCTCAAGGCGGGACCGATTCGCCTCAGGCCCATCTTGATGACCACGGCAGCGGCGATACTCGGCATGCTGCCCATTGCCCTGGGGCTTGGGGCGGGGGCCGAACTGCGCGCGCCGATGGCTATCGCCATCATCGGCGGGCTGTTGACCTCGACGCTGCTCAGCCTTATCGTGGTCCCCGTTGCCTATAGCCTGTTCGCCCCCTTGAAAGAATCCAAACACACCCTATGA